The following nucleotide sequence is from Synergistaceae bacterium DZ-S4.
TGTCGCTGATATCCAGCGCAAGTTCCAGGTCATGCGTGATGTGGATGACACATTTGCCATTTTTGGACATGGCTCTTAAAAGCGACGTAAGTTCGCATAGGCCATTAAAATCAAGCCCTGCAGAAGGTTCGTCGAGCACAAGATAGTCGGGATCCGAGGCCAGTACCGAGGCTATCGCGACCCTTCTCTTCTCCCCTCCTGAAAGCATGAAGGGATTAGCCGGCGCAAAAGATCGGTCAAGCCCTATCAGGTCCATGGCAGCAAATATCCTCTCCTCAAGGACATCTCCGCTGAGGCCCCAGTTAGAGGGTCCGAATGAGATCTCTTCGCGGACCGTCTCAGCAAATATCTGCTGTTCCGGATACTGGAATACAAGCCCTACTGCCTGGCGTATCTTCCTCAGGTCAGCCGAATTCTTTTTTATTGACATACCGTCGACAGAGACCTCACCGGACTGGGGTATTATAAGGCCGTTGAGGTGCATGGCAAGCGTTGATTTTCCGCTTCCGGTATGGCCCACGATCGAAAGGATCTCTCCCTTTTCCGCCTCGAATGAAATGCCTTTTAGTGCGGCTGCTTCTGTAGGCAGCCCCCTGTTATAGGTATATGAAAGGTCATTTACAGTGAGAGACATAGTTTTTCCCTTATTTCACTGATATCGGACTTTGTCGACGGAGGTACGATCCCGTTTTTTGCAAGCTCTTCCCTAAGCACTGTGAGCGGAGGTTTTGCAAACCCCATCTCCCTCAGTCTGCGCTCTTCCATGGACAAAAATTCTTCTGTCCCGCCCTGCCATTGTATTTTTCCCTCTGCGACAACAACAGTTCTGTCTGAAAGAGCTGTCTCGTCCAGTCTGTGCGTCACCTGGACGACAGTACACCCTGAATCGTGCTCTTGCTTAACAAGATCAAGAAAAGATCTTCTGGATGCCGGGTCAAGCATTGACATCGCTTCGTCGAGCAAAAGGGCGCCCGGCCGGATGGCAAGGACGCCGGCAAGGGCAAGCCTTTGTTTCTGCCCTCCGGAGAGGGAGGAGACGGTATGCTTTCTCTTCTCCCAGAGCCCCGCTCCGAGAAGCGCTTCTTTTACTCTTGATTTGATCTCGTCGGACGGGAATCCCAGGTTTTCCGGTCCGAAAGCGGTGTCCTCTTCCACCACGGAAGCCACGATCTGGTCTTCCGGGTTCTGGAAGACCATGGATACTTTTGACCTGATGATCTCAGTATTGTCTGCGTTCTTTGTATCCATGCCGTCAATAAAACAACGGCCCTGCGATGGAAGCAGCAGGGCATTGAACAATTTCAGCAAAGTAGACTTTCCGGACCCGTTGGGCCCGAGGAGTGCCATCCACTCGCCGGCGCGGATTTCCAGATCGATGCCTTTAAGAACCTTTTTTTCGGTCTCCGGATACTGGAATTCCGCGCCCTCGAGACAAAGGGTCGTACCTGAACTCATTAAACTAATCGACCAGCTGTATAACCGCCATCTCGGAAGCATCGCCAACACGGGCGCCAAGTTTGACTATCCTTGTATAGCCGCCGTTGCGGTCAGCATATTTGGGTCCAAGTTCATTGAAAAGCTTTGTAACAGCCTCTTTATGCGGTAAGCGTGCCACGACGAGACGACGGTCGTTGAGGCTGCCTGATTTAGCTTTGGTGATAAGCTTTTCGGCTACTCTGCGAACTTCCTTTGCCCTGGTCGTTGTAGTCACTATGCTGCCCTCAATGAAGAGACTGGCTGCCATATTCCCGAGCATGGCCCACCTATGGGAGCTGCAGCGTCCCAACCGCCTTGTTGTCACGCGGTGTCTCATTTAAATTTCCTCCTTCTGTTTCTCTTCGTTCGTTTCGACTATGTCATCTATCGGAGAACTTATGTCTCCGCTTAGATTAAGATCGAATTTTGCAAGCTTCTCTTCTATCTCCCTGAGCGATATCTTGCCAAGGTTGCGTATTTTGAGAAGATCTTCCCTCGTTCTCGAAACCAGCTCGCCTATTATGTGAACTCCGCCGCGAAGGAGGCAGTTCTCGCTCCGTACAGAGAGTTCCAGGTCTCGGACGGGCCTTGAGTAGATGGAATTTTCGCCCATCGGGAAACCTGCCATTACTGGCTGTTTATCGATACCGGAGGTGCCGGAGACGTTCTTTGCGTTCTCCTCGCCCTTGATTATCTCTTCCAGCGCACTGCTTCCCGGGCCGGCAAGCGAATCGACTATGGAGGAATAGTATCCCTTCAGTATCCTGCTTGCCTGTATCACAGCCGATTCAGGGGATACTACCCCGTTAGTCCAGATCTCAAGTGTAAGGCTGTCATAGTCTGTCCTCTGGCCCATACGCTTGTCCTGGATATCATACTTGACCCTCTTTACAGGCGAATAGAGCGCATCAGTCTGAAGCGCGTCCACGGGCAGGTAGGAAGCTCTGGGACGGTCAATGGGCAAATACCCTGTCCCTGTGCCCACATAAAGATCCATTACCATAGATGCGCCTTCTTCCAGGGTGCAGATATATGCCTCCGGATCCGGGAATTCCACTTCGCTGTCCGGTTCGATATCTGCGGCTGTGACCGACTTTGGCCCTTTTACTTCAAGCCTGAGCGTCGTGACAGCCGAAGAATGACAGCGTACGGGAATATGTTTAAGGTTTACCAAAAGTTCGATCACATCCTCTTTGACGCCCGGGATTGTACTGAACTCATGGAGAACCCCCTCAATACGCACAGCAACAATAGCAGCACCACTGATAGAAGAGAGCAGAACTCTGCGAAGCGAGTTGCCCAGAGTTACCCCATAACCGATCTCCAGCGGTTCAATGGTAATTTTGCCGTATGACGGGGTGGATTCCTGTACTATGATCTCATGGCGATCATGCTCCATATTCTCCCCCACCTTTCGTTTCCCTAACGGGCATAGAATTCAACAACCAGCTGTTCGTTAACAGGTACTTCGATCTGCTCGCGGATAGGCACTGTCAGAACATTGCCTGTCATGGAATCAGGGCTGAAGGATAGCCAGGCAGGAATGCTGCGCACTGCCGCTGCCTCAGAATTTTCCTTCAGAAGGACTACCTCCCTGCTTCCTTCTGCGACAGCCACTACATCTCCCGGCTTAAGAAGTGCGCTGGGGATGTCGAGCTTGCGGCCGTTGACCGTGAAATGCCCGTGAGCTACCAGCTGTCTTGCCTGGCTCCTGCTGACACCAAAGCCGAGGCGATAGACGACGTTGTCGATCCTGCGCTCAAGGAGCTGAAGGAAATTATGGCCTGTCTGTCCCGGAAGATTTGATGCCTTTTCATATATTGTGCTGAACTGGGTCTCGTTGAGTCCGTAAAAACGGCGAAGCTTCTGCTTTTCCCTCAAACGGAGTCCATATTCGCTCATTTTGCCGCGGCGGGTACCATGCTGACCCGGCCTTGAATTACGCTTCGTAAGACCGCATTTCTCCGTATAACAGCGGTCTCCTTTAAGAAAGAGCTTCGTCCCCTCTGCACGGCAAAGCCTGCAGACAGGTCCTGTGTATCTGCTCATACCAGTCTTTTACCTCCTTTGTTGCCTACACGCGGCGCCGCTTGGGCGGGCGGCAGCCATTGTGCGGGATAGGGGTTGCATCTTTGATGACATTGACCTGAAGTCCGGCTGCCTGAAGCGAACGTATCGCTGATTCGCGGCCCGGTCCGGGGCCCTTTACGATAACATCGATCTCGACTACTCCGTTATCCTGAGCAACCTTTGCTGCCTGAGCCGCTGACATCTGAGCTGCATAGGGCGTTGACTTACGGGTCCCCTTAAAGCCGACGTTGCCGCCGGAAGCCCACGAAAGTGCATTGCCCTGTTTGTCTGTAAGCGTCACTATGGTGTTGTTGAACGTAGAAAAAATATGCGCTACGCCATAGCTGACATTCTTTCTCTCTTTACGTTTACGACTACGCTGTACGCGTTTTGCCACCTGTTGTTCCCTCCTTGGTCAAGCCTTATTTCGTGGCTTTTTTCTTGCCCGCGACTGTCCTCTTCGGACCCTTGCGTGTACGGGCGTTCGTCTTGGTCCTCTGACCGCGGACAGGAAGACCCTGGCGGTGTCTGAGACCGCGATAGCAACCTATATCCATGAGACGCTTGATGTTCATTGCTATCTCACGGCGAAGGTCACCTTCAACCTTGTGGTTGTTTTCAAGTTCTGCGCGCAGCTTCTGCTCTTCCTCTTCAGTCAGGTCTTTCACCCTTGTGTTGGGGTCGATGCCAGTTGTTGTGATTATCTGCTGCGCAACTGCCGGACCTACTCCGAAAATGTAGGTGAGGGCGATTTCGATCCTCTTCTCACGCGGCAGGTCGACGCCGGCTATACGAGCCATCCTGCTACCTCCTTGCTCCCTGGCGCTGTTTGTGACGCGGATTTCTGCTGCATATCACGCGAACGACGCCATGGCGTTTGATTATCCTGCAATACTCACAAATCGTCTTTACCGACGGTCTTACTTTCATTAATGCAGACCTCCTTGAGAAATACTGAAAATCCCTTTTAAGGGAACCAAAACAAAAATCTCTTCTACTTGTATCTGTATGTGATCCGCCCGCGTGTCAGGTCATAGGGCGAAAGCTGAAGCAGAACACGATCTCCCGGAAGGATCCTAATAAAATGCATGCGCATTTTTCCAGAAACGTGAGCCAGTATCTTGTGGCCATTCTCCAGTTCTACCTGGAACATGGCGTTGGGCAGTGGCTCCACTACCTTGCCTTTTACTTCAATAACCTCTTCTTTGGCCATGCAGCAGCCTCAACCTCCCTGTCTCCAAGATGTGTCGCCGTCATCCAGAATCACGGAAACTTTCTGTGCCAACCAGCCGTTGTCCAGAGGTTTCCCGCCAGCAACACGCCCAGCCACATCTTTGAGATTCATTAGTCTCTTTTGAAGGTGCTTCACGTTCTTTTTTTTAGGCTTCTCGACGGGGTAATTTCTGCCGTCAGCTATGAAGACCCGTGTCTCACTTTCAATTCCCACCACTACAAACTGTTTTCCGTTGTTCTTTCCGCGGCGCACAAAGACCACATCGCCCGTCTTCAGGGACCCTTCGATCAAGCCGGGGGTCACTCCCATGGCGTCAGTATCTCCGCTCCGTCAGGGGTAACAAGAAGACTGTGTTCAAAATGAGCTGCATCGCTGCCGTCAGCTGTTACTACAGTCCAGTTGTCTGAGAGGTTTTTGACCTCTTCACTCCCCGACATTACCATCGGTTCAACACAGAAGGTCATGCCGGCCTTTAATGTAATACCGTTGCCCGGCCTTCCGTAGTTTGGTACCTGCGGCGCTTCGTGCAGCCTTCTGCCTATTCCGTGTCCTGCGTAATCCCTTACCAGACCGAAACCGGAAGGTATAACTAAGCTCTCTATGGCATGACCTATGTCACCAAGCGTCGCGCCTGCTCTCACCGCATTGACTCCCCTGTGCAGCGACTCAAGCGTTATATCGAGCAGCCGCTGCCGATCTTCGCTTATTTCGCCTACTGCAAAGGTGCAGGCAGCATCTCCGAAAAAACCGCTGTAAGATACCCCTGTGTCAATGCTGATGATATCGCCGTCCTGAAGCACTCTCTCTTTAGAAGGTATCCCGTGTACTATCTCATCATTCACAGAGGCGCAGATAGTGCCGGGAAAAGGTGTGGATACCCATGGGACCCTGTAACCCTTGAACGCCGGCCTGGCGTTCTCTTTCATGACAAGGGCCTCAGCCGCCAGGTCCAGAGTATAGGTGTCAACACCCGGTCTCACCATGTCTTTCATAAGCCTGAGGATATCAGCGACAATACGTCCGGCATGGCGCATTTTTTCAAGATCCCGATCGCTTTTAAAGGTGATCATCGATCTTCGCCCTTCATTTTTTCCAGAAGCTTCAGAACAACATCCTTTCCACCGGCTGCATCGACAGAAAAAAGAATGTCTTTGCTTCGGTAATGATCGATCAAAGGTGCTGTCTGTTCGTGGAAGACGGTAAGGCGGTTGCGGATGACGCTTTCTTTGTCGTCATCACGCTGGATCACTTCTCCGCCGCACTTGTCACAGACTCCTTCGACCTTTGCCGGCTTAAAGATCATATTATAGATCTCACCGCAAGATTTGCATACCCTTCTTGTGGTAAGCCTCTGCACAACGACGTCGTCATCTACTTCAAGCTGGATGACCGCATCAAGTGATATGCCGAGTTTTTTCAGCATAGAGTCAAGCGCTTCAGCCTGAGGTCTGGTCCTCGGGAATCCGTCCAGCAGGAACCCTTCTTCACAGTCAGGTTCCTGCAGCCTTGACTCTACCATTGCAACTATCACTTCGTCAGGCACAAGTTTTCCGGCTTCCATATATCCTTTTGCATTCCTGCCAAGTTCGGTATCGGCCTTGACATTGGCCCTGAGTATGTCTCCTGTGGATATGTGGGCAATGGGATATTTCTGCCTGATGCTCTCAGCCTGAGTTCCTTTTCCTGAACCCGGGGCTCCGATCAGTATGATCCGCATAACAAACCTCCGAATTACATTCTCAGAAGGCCGCCTGTCTTGCCTCCGCGGCGCTTCAGGATACCTTCGTAATGACGCATTATAAGCTGGCCTTCTATCTGATGTACCGTGTCAAGGGCAACACCGACCACTATTATCACGGCAGTTCCGCCGAAATAGAAGGTGTTGATATTCATCAGCCCTGTCATCATTGTGGGAACGACGGCCACTACCGCTAGCGCGACCGCTCCGCCAAGAGTTATGCGTCCCATGACTTTTTCGATATAGTCTGTTGTCGGTCTGCCCGGGCGTATACCCAGGATGAACCCGCCGTTCTTCTTCATGTTCGTCGAAATGTCTTCAGGCTTGAAGACTACCGCAGTGTAGAAGTACGAGAAGAAGATTATCATCGCCACGTAAAGTATCATGTAGATGGGGCTGCTGGGGCTGAATGCACTCTGGACCGCCTGTGCGATACCATGCTGAAAAAGGCCGGCAATGGTATAAGGGAAGAGCAGTACCGATGACGCGAAGATTATCGGTATGACTCCCGCTGTGTTTACTCGCAGAGGTATAAAGCTGCTCTGTCCTCCGTACATTTTGTTCCCGACCATGCGCTTGGCATACTGCACCGGGAGACGGCGCTGCCCTTCCTGGAGCATTACACATCCTGCTATTACGGCAACCATTACAAGGACTGCCAGCAGCACTATCAGAATGTTCATCTCTCCAAGCCTTACAAGCGTGAAGGTCCTTATTATCGCTTCCGGTATCCTTGCGACTATACCTGCAAAGATAAGGAGTGATATGCCGTTTCCGATGCCATGGTCGGACATTACTTCTCCGAGCCACATGACAGCCACCGCGCCGGTCGTAAGTGTTACGGCAACAAGTGCTATATCCATCCAGCTGCCTGTAAATATCCCGAGATTCCTGAGCCAGCCCGTCATTCCGACTGCCTGAATAAGCGCGAAGATTATAGTTCCGTAGCGTGTGTACTGAACTACCTTCTTACGCCCTTCCTCTCCCTCTTTCTGCATCTTTTCAAGGCTCGGCACCACAACTGTGAGCAGCTGCATGACAATGCTTGCGTTGATGTACGGGGTCACACCGAGTGCAAATATGCTGAATCTGCTGAGTGCGCCTCCTGCAAAGAGGTCCAGGAAACCCAAAACGCCGCCCTGCTCAAAAAGCTTGCCGAGAGCTGCCGCGTCGACACCCGGTGTCGGCATGTGCGCTCCCAGCCTGTAAACGAACAACGCGGCCAGGGTAAAGAGTATCCGCCGCTTAAGGTCAGGCAGTCTGAAGGCATCCCGGAAGGAATCTAACACTTAGATCACCTCTGCCTTTCCGCCGGCTGCTTCGATCTTTTTTGCAGCCGATGCGCTGTAGGCGTTAGCGTGCACTGTAAAGTTCTTTGAAAGTTCACCGACCCCGAGTATCTTGACCGGTTTGTCTGCACCTGAGATCAGGCGGAGAGCGTAAAGGCTCTCTGCTGTAATTTCAGAGCCGTTCTCGAAGCGGTCTTCGAGATCAGAAATGTTGACTATTTCATATCTCACCGCAAAACGGTAATTGCTGAATCCGCGTTTTGGGATACGGCGGGCAAGAGGCATCTGGCCGCCTTCAAAGTTAGCCTTGATCGATACTCCGGCTCTGGCCTTCTGTCCTTTGTGCCCTTTGCCCGCGGTCTTGCCTTTACCGCTGCCAAGGCCCTGACCAAGACGTTTCTTCTTTTTACGTGAACCCTCTGCGGGACACAGATCATGAAGATTCATGTCAGTACCTCCCTATTCCTCTACATTCCACTCCAGCAGGTGGGGAATGGAGTTGACCATTCCCATTATCTGCGGAGTGGCTTCGTGACAGACTGTGTCGTTCAGCCTGTGAAAGCCGAGGGCCTTGATTATCCTCTCCTGACGGGGAGGGCGGCCGATCGTGCTTTTTTTCCACGTAATGGTTACTTTTGCCATTTCGATCTACCTCCTACGCTTCCTTGCGGTCCTTGCCGCGCAGCCTTCGGATCTCTTCGGGAGTCCTCAGGTTTTTGACGGCAGACATTGTCGCATAGGAAACATTGATCGGGTTGGAGGTCCTTCCGATGACCTTGGTCAGGATATCTTTTACTCCGCCAAGCTCCATGATCGCACGGACAGCTCCGCCGGCGATAACTCCGGTACCGGGCGCTGCAGGGCGGAGCATTACCTCGGCGGCTCCGAACTTTCCGACTATAGGATGCGGAATGGTATGTCCGACCTTCTTAAGGTCGATCATGTTCTTCTTTGCATGCTCTATACCTTTGCGCATTGCCTCAGAAATTTCCTTGGCTTTGCCGATGCCGAGACCTACCTGGCTCACGCCGTCTCCGACAACTACAAGTACGCTGAAACGGAACCTCTTTCCGCCTTTGACGACCTTGCTTACCCTGTTGATGGATACTATGCGCTCTGAAAGCTCAAGGCCCCTGCTGCTATAGGTTTTATTGCTAGGTGTATCCTTCGCCACGTTTCTCTGCCTCCTCCTAGAACTTCAGGCCGGCTTCACGCGCCGCTTCTGCCAGGGCCTTGACTCTGCCGTGAAAGACATGTCCGCCGCGGTCAAAAACGACAGCACTGATACCCTGGGCCAGAGCACGTTCTGCGATCAGCTTGCCAACAGCTTTTGCAGCTTCCTGGTTTCCTGTGCCCTTCAAGTCTTTGAATGTCTGCTCCATCGTTGAAGCCGACACAAGTGTTCTTCCCTGTACATCATCGATAACCTGGGCGTATATATGCTTAAGGCTTCCGAATACTGCAAGACGGGGACGCTCGACAGTGCCTGAGAGATGTTTCCTGAGGCGACGATGGCGGAGCTCCCGCATTTTGTTGCGACTGCGATTACTGATCAACGTCCTTCACCTCGCCTTACTTCTTGGCGCCGGCCTTGCCGGCCTTGCGTATCACGAATTCACCGGAGTACCTTATGCCCTTGCCTTTGTAAGGTTCGGGAGGACGATACTCGCGTATGTTTGACGCGACCTGTCCGACAAGCTGCCTGTCTATGCCGCGTACGACTATCTTGATCGGGCTTTCACATGCAAATTCTATGCCTGCCGGCGGTTCGACCTCTACGGGATGTGAAAAGCCAAGGCTCAGGACAAGGTTCTTGCCCTGCATCTGAGCGCGGTAGCCGACTCCGACGATCTCAAGTACTTTTTCAAACCCGCTGCTTACCCCGGTAACCATGTTGTTCAGGATCGCCCTTGTCATACCGTGTGCGGCGCGGACTGTCTTTATTTCGCTCTCGCGGGTAACGACCAGTTTCGCATCTTCCTGTTCAACTTTGATCTGAGGCATCACATCCATCTCAAGGATACCTTTGGAACCCTTTACGGAGACGCGGCTGCCGTCGATCTTCACTTCTACTCCCTTTGGAAGCGGTATCGGTTTACGTCCTATCCTAGACACCTATGCCACCCCCATTACCATACATAGCATACGACTTCGCCGCCAAGTCCGCGCTTGCGCGCTTCTGCGTCGGTCATAAGCCCTGCTGATGTTGATATCATGGCGATCCCGAGGCCGCCCATTACTTTGGGAAGCTCGTCCTTGCCAACGTAAATACGGCGTCCGGGCTTGCTTATCCTGCGCAGTCCCTGGATCACGCGTTCCTTCGCCGGTCCATAGTTCATGGTCACCCTGAGTATGGGCATCGGCTGCTTTGAATCATTGATCGTCTTGTAGTTGCGGATATAGCCTTCCTCTTTAAGGATGCGCGCCATTTCGAGGCGCATCTTGCTAAGAGGCATGTCCACCATTTCATGATAGACAACGTTCGCATTCCTAATGCGTGTGAGCATATCCGCGACAGGATCGGTAATATGCATTAAAGGATCCTCCCTTCCACGCCCACTTGCCTACCAGCTCGACTTGACTACGCCAGGGATCTTGCCCTCGCGCGCAAGCTTGCGGAAACAGCAGCGGCACATGTCGAACTTTCTTATATACCCATGCGGACGTCCGCACAGGGGGCAGCGGTTATACTTTCTCACTTTGAACTTCGGTTCAAGCTTTGATTTGTTTACCAAGCTTTTACGGGCCATAAGTATACTCCTTCCTAACGGGCGAAGGGCATGCCCAGTTCGGCCAACAGAGCCTGGGCTTCCTCATCCGCCTTCGCGGTCGTAACGAACGTGATATTCATTCCGCGCTGACGAATTACCTTATCGTAGTCTATTTCAGGGAAAAGGAGCTGCTCTTTCAGGCCGAGGTTGTAATTGCCCCTGCCGTCAAAACCCCTCTTTGATATACCCTGGAAGTCCTTGATACGCGGAAGCGCTATGCTGATCAGGCGGTCTACAAATTCCCACATCCTGGGGCCCCTCAGCGTTACGCAGCACGCGACCGGCATGCCTTCGCGGACTTTGAAACCCGCAATGGATTTTTTCGCCCTTTTCATCATGGGTTTCTGTCCGGAAATTATCGTCAGCTCGTTGATCGAAGCATCCATGTACTTATTGTCCAGCTTTGCTTCGTTTACGCCGATATTGATGACGACCTTTACCAGGCGGGGGATCTCCATGACGTTCTTGTATCCGAACTGTTCTTTCAGCTTCGGAAGGACGTCCTCACTGTACTTTGTCAAAAGACGCGGTGTCATAGTTGTCCCTCCTTAGACCTTGTCGACTATCTCGCCGCACTGCTTGCAGACGCGGACTTTTTTGCCGCTGTCAAGATAGGCGCGGCTTACACGCGTAGGTTTGCCGCAGGAGGGGCACACGAGCATTACTTTGCATGCATGCAGGGGCGCTTCCTTTTTGACAAATCCGCCGCGCGGATCCTTTTGTGTCGGACGTGCGCTTTTGGTCACCATGTTGACGTTCTCGATGACTATAGTGTCTTTCTGAAGATCCCTGCGGAGGACTTTGCCCTCTTTGCCGGCATCCTTCCCGGAAACGACACGGACACGATCCCCTTTTTTGATTCTCATCTTGGACATGAGCTGTTACCCCCTACACTACCTCGGGAGCAAGAGAGACTATTCGCATGTATTTCTTCTCTCTAAGTTCCCGGGCTACAGGACCAAATATACGGGTTCCCTTGGGATCTCCGTTGTTGTCGATGACGACTGCGGCGTTGTCATCGAAGCGAACATACGATCCGTCCTTGCGGCGGATCTCTTTTTTCGTCCTGACGATGACTGCCTTTACTACGTCGCCTTTTTTGATGTTGGCATTCGGTGTGGCCTCACGGACCGAGGCGACTATGACATCGCCCACCGTACCTGTCTTATGAAAGCTGCCGCCTTTGACCTGG
It contains:
- a CDS encoding ATP-binding cassette domain-containing protein, with translation MSLTVNDLSYTYNRGLPTEAAALKGISFEAEKGEILSIVGHTGSGKSTLAMHLNGLIIPQSGEVSVDGMSIKKNSADLRKIRQAVGLVFQYPEQQIFAETVREEISFGPSNWGLSGDVLEERIFAAMDLIGLDRSFAPANPFMLSGGEKRRVAIASVLASDPDYLVLDEPSAGLDFNGLCELTSLLRAMSKNGKCVIHITHDLELALDISDRILIISDGDVTAFGSPLEISEILSDICVKGLILPDILSLSFELKKKGRINKITSDPFELAEEIRASGTACR
- a CDS encoding ATP-binding cassette domain-containing protein, producing the protein MSSGTTLCLEGAEFQYPETEKKVLKGIDLEIRAGEWMALLGPNGSGKSTLLKLFNALLLPSQGRCFIDGMDTKNADNTEIIRSKVSMVFQNPEDQIVASVVEEDTAFGPENLGFPSDEIKSRVKEALLGAGLWEKRKHTVSSLSGGQKQRLALAGVLAIRPGALLLDEAMSMLDPASRRSFLDLVKQEHDSGCTVVQVTHRLDETALSDRTVVVAEGKIQWQGGTEEFLSMEERRLREMGFAKPPLTVLREELAKNGIVPPSTKSDISEIREKLCLSL
- the rplQ gene encoding 50S ribosomal protein L17, with protein sequence MRHRVTTRRLGRCSSHRWAMLGNMAASLFIEGSIVTTTTRAKEVRRVAEKLITKAKSGSLNDRRLVVARLPHKEAVTKLFNELGPKYADRNGGYTRIVKLGARVGDASEMAVIQLVD
- a CDS encoding DNA-directed RNA polymerase subunit alpha gives rise to the protein MEHDRHEIIVQESTPSYGKITIEPLEIGYGVTLGNSLRRVLLSSISGAAIVAVRIEGVLHEFSTIPGVKEDVIELLVNLKHIPVRCHSSAVTTLRLEVKGPKSVTAADIEPDSEVEFPDPEAYICTLEEGASMVMDLYVGTGTGYLPIDRPRASYLPVDALQTDALYSPVKRVKYDIQDKRMGQRTDYDSLTLEIWTNGVVSPESAVIQASRILKGYYSSIVDSLAGPGSSALEEIIKGEENAKNVSGTSGIDKQPVMAGFPMGENSIYSRPVRDLELSVRSENCLLRGGVHIIGELVSRTREDLLKIRNLGKISLREIEEKLAKFDLNLSGDISSPIDDIVETNEEKQKEEI
- the rpsD gene encoding 30S ribosomal protein S4, giving the protein MSRYTGPVCRLCRAEGTKLFLKGDRCYTEKCGLTKRNSRPGQHGTRRGKMSEYGLRLREKQKLRRFYGLNETQFSTIYEKASNLPGQTGHNFLQLLERRIDNVVYRLGFGVSRSQARQLVAHGHFTVNGRKLDIPSALLKPGDVVAVAEGSREVVLLKENSEAAAVRSIPAWLSFSPDSMTGNVLTVPIREQIEVPVNEQLVVEFYAR
- the rpsK gene encoding 30S ribosomal protein S11 — protein: MAKRVQRSRKRKERKNVSYGVAHIFSTFNNTIVTLTDKQGNALSWASGGNVGFKGTRKSTPYAAQMSAAQAAKVAQDNGVVEIDVIVKGPGPGRESAIRSLQAAGLQVNVIKDATPIPHNGCRPPKRRRV
- the rpsM gene encoding 30S ribosomal protein S13, with amino-acid sequence MARIAGVDLPREKRIEIALTYIFGVGPAVAQQIITTTGIDPNTRVKDLTEEEEQKLRAELENNHKVEGDLRREIAMNIKRLMDIGCYRGLRHRQGLPVRGQRTKTNARTRKGPKRTVAGKKKATK
- the rpmJ gene encoding 50S ribosomal protein L36, producing MKVRPSVKTICEYCRIIKRHGVVRVICSRNPRHKQRQGARR
- the infA gene encoding translation initiation factor IF-1, producing the protein MAKEEVIEVKGKVVEPLPNAMFQVELENGHKILAHVSGKMRMHFIRILPGDRVLLQLSPYDLTRGRITYRYK
- a CDS encoding KOW domain-containing RNA-binding protein; the encoded protein is MIEGSLKTGDVVFVRRGKNNGKQFVVVGIESETRVFIADGRNYPVEKPKKKNVKHLQKRLMNLKDVAGRVAGGKPLDNGWLAQKVSVILDDGDTSWRQGG
- the map gene encoding type I methionyl aminopeptidase; translation: MITFKSDRDLEKMRHAGRIVADILRLMKDMVRPGVDTYTLDLAAEALVMKENARPAFKGYRVPWVSTPFPGTICASVNDEIVHGIPSKERVLQDGDIISIDTGVSYSGFFGDAACTFAVGEISEDRQRLLDITLESLHRGVNAVRAGATLGDIGHAIESLVIPSGFGLVRDYAGHGIGRRLHEAPQVPNYGRPGNGITLKAGMTFCVEPMVMSGSEEVKNLSDNWTVVTADGSDAAHFEHSLLVTPDGAEILTPWE
- a CDS encoding adenylate kinase; translation: MRIILIGAPGSGKGTQAESIRQKYPIAHISTGDILRANVKADTELGRNAKGYMEAGKLVPDEVIVAMVESRLQEPDCEEGFLLDGFPRTRPQAEALDSMLKKLGISLDAVIQLEVDDDVVVQRLTTRRVCKSCGEIYNMIFKPAKVEGVCDKCGGEVIQRDDDKESVIRNRLTVFHEQTAPLIDHYRSKDILFSVDAAGGKDVVLKLLEKMKGEDR
- the secY gene encoding preprotein translocase subunit SecY, encoding MLDSFRDAFRLPDLKRRILFTLAALFVYRLGAHMPTPGVDAAALGKLFEQGGVLGFLDLFAGGALSRFSIFALGVTPYINASIVMQLLTVVVPSLEKMQKEGEEGRKKVVQYTRYGTIIFALIQAVGMTGWLRNLGIFTGSWMDIALVAVTLTTGAVAVMWLGEVMSDHGIGNGISLLIFAGIVARIPEAIIRTFTLVRLGEMNILIVLLAVLVMVAVIAGCVMLQEGQRRLPVQYAKRMVGNKMYGGQSSFIPLRVNTAGVIPIIFASSVLLFPYTIAGLFQHGIAQAVQSAFSPSSPIYMILYVAMIIFFSYFYTAVVFKPEDISTNMKKNGGFILGIRPGRPTTDYIEKVMGRITLGGAVALAVVAVVPTMMTGLMNINTFYFGGTAVIIVVGVALDTVHQIEGQLIMRHYEGILKRRGGKTGGLLRM
- the rplO gene encoding 50S ribosomal protein L15, with the translated sequence MNLHDLCPAEGSRKKKKRLGQGLGSGKGKTAGKGHKGQKARAGVSIKANFEGGQMPLARRIPKRGFSNYRFAVRYEIVNISDLEDRFENGSEITAESLYALRLISGADKPVKILGVGELSKNFTVHANAYSASAAKKIEAAGGKAEVI
- the rpmD gene encoding 50S ribosomal protein L30, which translates into the protein MAKVTITWKKSTIGRPPRQERIIKALGFHRLNDTVCHEATPQIMGMVNSIPHLLEWNVEE
- the rpsE gene encoding 30S ribosomal protein S5, giving the protein MAKDTPSNKTYSSRGLELSERIVSINRVSKVVKGGKRFRFSVLVVVGDGVSQVGLGIGKAKEISEAMRKGIEHAKKNMIDLKKVGHTIPHPIVGKFGAAEVMLRPAAPGTGVIAGGAVRAIMELGGVKDILTKVIGRTSNPINVSYATMSAVKNLRTPEEIRRLRGKDRKEA